In Papaver somniferum cultivar HN1 chromosome 1, ASM357369v1, whole genome shotgun sequence, a genomic segment contains:
- the LOC113353456 gene encoding protein MAIN-LIKE 1-like yields MSITPDDAQQISGLRMNGKNVKSEVYEMTWDELYVLAEETLGWLKSKTELEFCCVAKEVNFADSSTNRLKKINFTALKKYFGDTNEKISKGELVMDDVVAKRTAAAYLLYTLGSVIFPYNSGNKVNAQYLQLLRDMKCCHKYSWGTATLSFRFEQLGTASKLTSTNIGGYFTMLQDHFPELKLAKEDEKWVDTFLTSGKWIFKENKKRNKKEFLIALREKLDSLTVDDVVFQPYKKNEVVEDEDMPLGMCYKPFFLSRRLYIV; encoded by the exons ATGTCAATTACTCCTGATGATGCACAACAGATTAGTGGTCTTAGAATGAATGGGAAAAATGTGAAATCTGAGGTTTATGAAATGACTTGGGATGAGTTGTATGTACTGGCTGAGGAAACTCTTGGTTGGCTAAAATCCAAGACAGAATTGGAGTTTTGTTGCGTTGCTAAAGAGGTGAATTTTGCGGATTCTAGTACAAATAGGTTGAAGAAAATCAACTTCACCGCTTTGAAAAAGTATTTTGGAGACACAAATGAGAAAATTTCAAAGGGAGAGTTGGTTATGGACGATGTCGTAGCTAAGCGCACTGCTGCCGCGTATTTGTTGTATACTCTAGGAAGTGTAATATTTCCTTATAATAGTGGGAACAAAGTGAATGCTCAATATCTTCAATTGTTAAGGGATATGAAATGCTGCCACAAGTACTCTTGGGGAACCGCGACCCTTTCTTTCCGATTTGAGCAACTTGGAACCGCATCTAAGTTAACCAGTACAAATATTGGAGGTTATTTCACCATGCTTCAG GACCATTTCCCGGAAttgaaattggcaaaggaagatgAAAAATGGGTAGATACATTCCTCACCTCGGGCAAATGGATTTTCaaggaaaataagaagaggaATAAAAAGGAATTCTTGATAGCTTTGAGAGAAAAGTTAGACTCTTTGACTGTTGACGACGTCGTATTTCAGCCATACAAGAagaatgaagttgttgaagatgaagatatgccATTAGGGATGTGCTACAAGCCTTTTTTTTTATCCCGAAGGCTTTATATTGTTTGA